The proteins below come from a single Fibrobacter sp. genomic window:
- a CDS encoding GspE/PulE family protein — MARNEREKNHNFMILEEGENFCKVAVLDENDELLLEKFRFNLNKKIMPVQKTATEIRELLASQKNKFDNNDLDKIHHFENSWESEPIINLVENLLEEALDKGATDIHLEPSKAGFRIRFRQDGLLQDFKVLPSWICDPVLIRLKILAEVDITDKRIPHDGSFTYDGFRHKANIRLSTIPIQSEGNAFEKCVLRLLPLTVTQSSDTPSGLSKLSLSHPEELFLRTVFNSPQGLFLVTGPTGSGKTTTLHAGLQEIARKHINITTIEDPVEYVLDGVNQVQVNEKCGFTFAEALRSILRQDPDVIFVGEIRDEETAQIAIRAAQTGHLVLSTLHTNSAQAAFTRLQDLGIGTNAIKDSLLGIMAQRLVRKKVGPTYKGRRAVTEILRTDGTFVNGNLQDSANRLLARGITDKEELTRVLGQNWAVSP; from the coding sequence ATGGCTAGAAATGAGAGAGAAAAGAACCACAACTTTATGATTCTGGAAGAGGGTGAAAACTTTTGCAAAGTTGCAGTCCTTGATGAAAACGACGAACTCCTATTGGAAAAGTTCCGATTCAACCTGAACAAGAAAATCATGCCCGTTCAAAAGACCGCAACAGAAATTCGGGAACTTCTTGCATCGCAAAAAAACAAGTTCGACAACAATGATCTGGACAAGATTCACCACTTCGAAAACTCTTGGGAGTCGGAGCCCATCATCAACCTTGTTGAAAACCTGCTTGAGGAAGCCCTGGACAAGGGCGCCACAGATATTCATCTTGAGCCCTCCAAAGCGGGGTTTCGAATCCGGTTCCGCCAGGACGGGCTTTTGCAGGATTTCAAGGTTCTCCCCTCCTGGATTTGCGACCCGGTCCTAATCCGTTTGAAAATTCTTGCAGAAGTCGATATTACAGACAAACGAATTCCTCATGACGGTAGCTTTACTTACGATGGTTTTAGGCACAAGGCCAACATAAGATTGAGCACCATCCCCATTCAAAGCGAAGGCAACGCCTTTGAAAAATGCGTGCTGAGATTGCTTCCCCTAACCGTTACTCAAAGCAGCGACACGCCCTCGGGTTTGTCGAAGCTGTCCTTATCCCATCCCGAGGAATTATTTCTAAGAACCGTTTTCAACAGCCCCCAAGGATTGTTTCTCGTAACAGGTCCCACAGGTTCCGGAAAGACAACCACGCTCCACGCCGGCCTTCAGGAAATTGCAAGAAAGCACATCAACATCACCACCATCGAAGATCCTGTAGAATACGTTTTAGACGGTGTAAACCAGGTTCAGGTCAACGAAAAATGCGGGTTCACTTTTGCAGAAGCCCTCCGTAGCATTTTGCGTCAGGATCCCGACGTTATTTTCGTGGGAGAAATTCGTGATGAGGAAACTGCGCAAATCGCCATTCGCGCCGCGCAGACGGGGCACCTGGTCCTTTCCACGCTGCACACCAATAGCGCCCAGGCCGCGTTCACCAGGCTTCAGGATCTTGGAATTGGTACAAACGCCATCAAGGATTCCCTTCTGGGTATTATGGCACAGCGCCTTGTCCGAAAAAAAGTCGGCCCCACTTACAAAGGGCGAAGGGCCGTCACAGAAATTCTCCGGACGGACGGAACCTTCGTCAACGGAAATCTTCAGGATTCAGCCAACAGGCTTCTGGCCAGGGGCATCACGGACAAGGAGGAACTGACCCGCGTTCTTGGCCAAAACTGGGCGGTTTCGCCATAA
- a CDS encoding ATP-dependent DNA helicase RecG gives MDLSNLPKMGPKSLVALRNAGIVSLSDFLYNIPRTYLDQTKVSQIGNLHVGDRVVLIGKISRAGIIRGRTSRFVATLTDGTGEISLTFFKGAQYHSRRVQPGTSWLVSGVVGEYRGFQMTHPDMQPFDEEDKFSGQILPVYPMTEAMTKSRITQKSLRNWYRVVFNFPALSIGNVCPKALTDYLHFSPVLKNLQALHLPKNFDDIRKAKFQLKVLELLPFCLRMIHRRKNQMLRGHERQVDLGQVMNAKARLPFALTAGQEAALNQIVDGLNGKKQFHALLQGDVGCGKTVVAMLSMLAVCGAGEQCALMVPTDILARQHYKQMMPFFEAAGMRVQLLVGATSAAERRQILGELQMGLCQAVIGTHALFSKDVEFAKLGFVIIDEQHRFGVNQREALLAKGEYPDMLVMSATPIPRSLAMTLYGDLKVISIKEKPAGRKPIKTRVVPPEKRNDMKKFICNEAKNGNLCYWIVSRVNADDTDSFDPSENTEAGSRAPAKSVDDVVNELRSFDPTVVVEGIHGQMDESTRDEILKRFANGQVHILVATTVIEVGVNVPQANVMAIDSPDRFGLAQLHQLRGRVGRGDVQAWCFLMLPQGDAAATSEERLTQFSHTDDGFEIAELDLQTRGAGNLEGNEQSGSWVFRWFDWIHDQELIAETLQMAENILNDKSAFDEDAREKIQLWYNEKPSANEDGVH, from the coding sequence ATGGATCTTTCCAACCTCCCTAAAATGGGGCCGAAAAGTCTGGTAGCTTTACGCAATGCAGGCATCGTCTCCCTTTCCGACTTTCTCTACAACATTCCCAGAACTTATCTGGACCAGACCAAGGTCAGCCAAATCGGTAACCTTCACGTAGGTGACCGAGTTGTCCTTATTGGAAAGATTTCTAGGGCAGGAATTATCCGCGGCAGGACCAGCCGTTTTGTGGCGACACTGACCGACGGCACCGGCGAAATTTCCCTGACGTTCTTCAAGGGAGCTCAGTACCATAGCAGGCGTGTACAGCCGGGAACCAGCTGGCTTGTTTCCGGCGTGGTTGGCGAGTACCGCGGTTTCCAGATGACTCATCCGGACATGCAGCCCTTCGATGAGGAGGACAAGTTCAGCGGTCAGATTCTGCCCGTCTATCCTATGACGGAAGCCATGACCAAGAGTCGTATAACGCAGAAGTCCCTGCGTAATTGGTACCGCGTGGTTTTCAACTTCCCCGCCTTGAGCATTGGCAATGTTTGCCCCAAGGCGCTCACGGACTACCTGCATTTTTCGCCCGTACTGAAGAACTTGCAGGCACTGCACCTGCCGAAGAATTTTGACGACATCCGTAAGGCAAAGTTCCAGCTGAAAGTTCTGGAACTTCTTCCCTTCTGCCTCCGCATGATTCACCGCAGAAAGAACCAGATGTTGCGCGGCCACGAGCGCCAGGTAGACCTTGGCCAGGTGATGAACGCCAAGGCCCGACTTCCCTTCGCGCTGACAGCCGGACAGGAAGCGGCGTTAAACCAAATCGTAGACGGGCTCAATGGCAAGAAACAGTTCCATGCTTTGCTGCAGGGTGACGTAGGTTGCGGTAAGACCGTTGTTGCCATGCTATCCATGCTTGCAGTTTGTGGAGCGGGCGAACAATGCGCCCTGATGGTACCCACCGACATTTTGGCAAGGCAGCACTACAAACAGATGATGCCCTTCTTTGAAGCAGCCGGAATGCGTGTGCAGCTCTTGGTAGGTGCCACCTCCGCTGCCGAACGCCGCCAGATTCTCGGAGAACTCCAGATGGGCCTTTGCCAGGCTGTCATCGGGACCCATGCCCTATTCTCCAAGGATGTTGAATTTGCAAAACTGGGATTCGTCATCATCGATGAACAGCACCGCTTTGGCGTAAATCAACGCGAAGCATTGCTAGCCAAGGGCGAGTATCCCGACATGCTGGTGATGAGTGCAACGCCTATTCCCCGAAGCCTGGCCATGACTTTGTACGGCGACCTGAAGGTTATTTCCATCAAGGAAAAACCTGCGGGCCGCAAGCCCATCAAGACCCGCGTCGTTCCGCCGGAAAAGCGAAACGACATGAAGAAGTTTATTTGCAACGAGGCAAAGAACGGAAATCTCTGCTACTGGATCGTCAGCCGCGTCAACGCCGACGACACCGACAGTTTCGACCCTTCGGAAAATACAGAAGCAGGCTCCCGCGCTCCCGCCAAGAGCGTAGACGATGTAGTCAACGAATTACGATCCTTCGACCCCACCGTTGTAGTTGAGGGAATCCATGGCCAAATGGACGAATCCACCCGCGACGAAATCCTCAAGCGTTTCGCCAACGGTCAAGTCCATATTCTTGTGGCAACCACCGTCATCGAAGTAGGCGTCAACGTTCCTCAGGCCAACGTCATGGCCATCGATTCCCCGGACCGTTTCGGATTGGCCCAGCTCCATCAGTTACGAGGCCGCGTAGGCCGCGGAGATGTCCAGGCCTGGTGTTTCCTCATGCTGCCTCAGGGCGACGCGGCCGCCACCTCGGAAGAACGCCTCACCCAGTTCTCCCATACCGACGACGGTTTCGAAATCGCCGAACTGGATTTGCAGACCCGAGGCGCCGGCAACCTGGAAGGCAATGAGCAAAGCGGCAGCTGGGTGTTCCGTTGGTTCGACTGGATTCACGACCAGGAACTCATTGCAGAAACTTTGCAGATGGCGGAAAACATTCTAAATGACAAGAGCGCCTTCGATGAAGACGCTCGCGAAAAAATCCAGCTCTGGTATAACGAAAAGCCCTCCGCCAACGAAGACGGCGTTCACTAG
- a CDS encoding MlaD family protein — MKISDRSLGYISLFALLLIFAIVSFGMWHAHHEEAKCIYVEFDELGTLQPEDDVVVRGYSVGSVGKITWLGDRARVQIKFTEPIIIREGTQFHDVNYALMGQRRLEIIPSKKGKVLPDDYIHTGYFEPGIAEALRLIEGLNDQLLLVRNMVHTLTEGDSTHASIQQFFEEILQTVEGTLQSTEKMVGNMQPTINKIFAKVDTTGKALMDITKQTDAAVETAVGEVNQKMALAQDALKKISESVIKANEAIEHIDGNQHIDQFLNTRDAVDKLSEFVVKINDLVHAINTKGLTIYDDKGNPVKLIPWKNMNIIGKTAREKAAERAEKGETLE, encoded by the coding sequence ATGAAAATTTCTGATAGGTCTCTAGGCTACATCTCCCTATTCGCGCTGTTGCTGATTTTTGCAATAGTGTCCTTTGGCATGTGGCACGCCCATCATGAAGAAGCCAAGTGCATCTATGTGGAATTTGACGAACTGGGCACATTGCAGCCCGAAGATGACGTGGTTGTCCGTGGCTATTCCGTAGGTTCCGTAGGCAAGATCACTTGGCTTGGCGACCGCGCCCGCGTCCAGATCAAGTTTACCGAGCCCATCATTATCCGCGAGGGAACCCAGTTCCACGACGTGAACTACGCCTTGATGGGCCAGCGTCGCCTGGAAATCATTCCCTCCAAGAAGGGCAAGGTCCTTCCCGACGACTATATCCATACGGGCTACTTTGAACCGGGTATCGCCGAGGCTTTGCGCCTTATCGAAGGCTTAAACGACCAGCTGCTTTTGGTCCGCAACATGGTCCACACCCTTACCGAAGGGGACTCCACCCACGCTTCCATCCAGCAGTTCTTTGAAGAAATCCTGCAGACCGTGGAAGGCACCCTCCAGAGCACCGAGAAAATGGTTGGCAACATGCAGCCCACCATCAACAAGATTTTTGCCAAGGTAGACACCACCGGCAAGGCCCTCATGGACATCACCAAGCAAACCGATGCAGCCGTGGAGACTGCCGTTGGCGAAGTCAACCAGAAGATGGCCTTGGCACAGGACGCCCTCAAGAAGATTTCCGAAAGCGTTATCAAGGCTAACGAAGCCATTGAACATATCGACGGTAACCAGCACATCGACCAGTTCCTGAACACCAGGGACGCCGTGGACAAGCTCTCCGAATTTGTTGTGAAGATCAACGACCTTGTTCATGCCATCAACACCAAGGGTCTTACCATCTACGACGACAAGGGTAATCCGGTGAAGTTGATTCCGTGGAAGAACATGAATATCATCGGAAAGACCGCTCGCGAAAAAGCCGCGGAAAGAGCAGAAAAGGGCGAAACACTCGAGTAA